One segment of Rhodopirellula baltica SH 1 DNA contains the following:
- a CDS encoding nuclear transport factor 2 family protein, with translation MNSGPTLLLGACLTAAIFGSTTPGLVAQDSQPTVAESPLASPVRERLEQYANAFNDRKLDSLGQFLAADVHYQDETSGRTAHSSTELIDLIRTAVEAEPTLKLSASVEDIEQTDPNQATVRGTTTLTSEDAPDEVSSFEIALVKTSEGWTIKSITERSIDSAASANPIESLTWLVGTWKEDAEDGLNSRIEFLPGNRFLRRTFQMGSSAEPIGYEMIGYDPRSNLVKSWTYFADGSFGSGHWAGEEDHWRMEMTQTLADGGQATATCIVRPIDQDTMTVRIISRVVNGQPLPNGKAVTLTRQTETSSTIEPSTNTATPSGANQ, from the coding sequence ATGAATTCAGGCCCCACACTGCTGCTCGGTGCATGCCTCACCGCGGCGATTTTCGGATCGACCACTCCCGGCCTCGTCGCACAAGACAGCCAACCGACCGTTGCCGAATCTCCTTTGGCTTCGCCGGTTCGCGAAAGGCTGGAACAATACGCCAACGCGTTCAATGATCGCAAATTGGATTCACTCGGCCAGTTCCTCGCGGCGGACGTTCATTACCAAGATGAAACATCAGGGCGAACGGCACACTCCTCCACCGAATTGATTGATTTGATCCGAACCGCCGTGGAGGCCGAGCCAACGCTCAAACTCAGTGCGAGCGTCGAAGACATCGAACAGACCGATCCCAATCAGGCGACCGTTCGCGGAACGACAACGCTGACATCCGAAGATGCCCCCGACGAAGTTTCCTCATTCGAGATAGCGTTGGTAAAAACATCAGAAGGTTGGACTATCAAATCGATCACCGAACGATCGATTGACTCCGCTGCATCCGCAAACCCGATCGAGTCGCTCACCTGGCTGGTGGGAACTTGGAAAGAGGACGCCGAGGATGGACTGAACAGCCGCATTGAATTCTTACCCGGGAATCGTTTCCTGCGTCGCACGTTTCAGATGGGATCGAGTGCTGAACCTATCGGCTACGAGATGATTGGCTATGACCCACGATCCAACCTTGTGAAATCATGGACCTACTTTGCCGATGGCAGCTTTGGCAGTGGTCACTGGGCAGGCGAGGAGGATCATTGGCGAATGGAGATGACACAAACTCTCGCCGACGGTGGACAAGCGACCGCGACGTGCATTGTTCGACCAATTGATCAAGACACGATGACCGTTCGAATCATTTCGCGTGTCGTCAATGGTCAACCACTTCCCAACGGCAAGGCCGTCACGCTGACCCGGCAAACAGAAACCTCATCGACCATCGAACCTTCGACCAACACCGCGACCCCATCGGGAGCCAACCAATGA
- a CDS encoding chromosomal replication initiator protein DnaA: MNLLINQMQPLRWVSVCIALSISTMLQPSLDAGGFGGRGGGGGGRSFGGGGGARPSMGGARPSMGGGANFNRGNMGGNFSGGNRMPVNRPQTSMPHVGGNNFSRPNISPPNFNTNRPGTSRPSTGIPNTSRPSIPSTGSRPSRPGTSRPDLSRPGSNQPGVTRPGGNQSNRPDRPSTLPGNRPELDRPGSNRPGSNRPGSDRPGSNRPNIDRPNTSRPNLPGGDRPGGSTRPGMPDFGKLPGGRPSAGDVGNFLGIDGPLRPGGNERPNLSDRPERPNRPGTGDRPGDGNRPGIGDRPGNGDRPSLADRPGAGTRPGLDQRPNPGDRLPPDRRPNIDIGDVNIGNNNIINNKVGWANLDNNRVNQINNRWQNRMANVSNWPTIPPHRFDHFHRWGNQVRRGWHYHGFGPNWWVRHPFRFCGWHYFYSYRYYPYTYWWSTPTYPMVTNWFTPTASSTTLSQPVYYDYGSEGNVTYQDNRVYIGGEEVATTEEFAQTAADLATVEAPEDEESAEQSEWLPLGTFALTTDADDVDPDRVIQLAVNKEGIISGTLYNQKTDETQAIQGRVDKETQRVAMRIGESEDVVAETGLYNLTQDEASVLVHFGTKTQDTYMLVRLPSPEDSDESADSSDDESGDTSNDEN; this comes from the coding sequence ATGAATCTTTTGATCAATCAAATGCAGCCTCTGCGTTGGGTGTCGGTCTGCATCGCTTTGTCCATCAGCACCATGCTGCAACCATCGCTCGATGCCGGCGGATTTGGCGGGCGAGGCGGCGGTGGAGGCGGTCGATCGTTTGGAGGCGGCGGAGGGGCACGACCCAGCATGGGTGGAGCTCGTCCGAGCATGGGCGGAGGTGCGAACTTCAATCGCGGAAACATGGGCGGCAACTTCAGTGGTGGCAACCGCATGCCCGTCAATCGACCTCAGACCAGCATGCCACATGTTGGCGGCAACAACTTCAGTCGCCCGAACATCAGCCCACCTAACTTCAATACAAACCGTCCCGGAACCAGCCGTCCCAGCACCGGAATTCCTAACACCAGTCGGCCAAGCATTCCCAGCACCGGATCACGCCCGTCTCGGCCAGGCACGTCGCGTCCTGATCTCTCTCGCCCTGGCTCGAACCAACCCGGAGTCACACGTCCGGGCGGCAACCAGTCCAATCGCCCCGATCGCCCCAGCACCCTGCCCGGCAACCGTCCCGAGCTGGACCGTCCTGGTTCGAATCGCCCCGGATCGAATCGCCCCGGCTCCGACCGACCAGGCTCCAATCGACCAAACATTGATCGTCCAAACACCAGTCGGCCGAATCTGCCCGGCGGAGATCGTCCCGGCGGAAGCACTCGCCCCGGTATGCCCGACTTTGGAAAACTTCCTGGGGGGCGTCCATCCGCTGGAGATGTCGGCAACTTCCTTGGGATTGATGGTCCTCTGCGTCCCGGCGGCAACGAACGTCCAAACTTGTCTGATCGCCCGGAACGACCAAACCGACCCGGTACGGGTGATCGGCCCGGCGATGGCAACCGACCTGGAATCGGAGATCGCCCAGGCAACGGCGACCGCCCGTCGCTCGCCGATCGTCCTGGGGCAGGAACACGTCCCGGCCTGGATCAGCGTCCCAATCCCGGTGATCGATTGCCGCCCGACCGTCGCCCAAACATCGACATCGGCGATGTCAACATCGGCAACAACAACATCATCAACAACAAAGTTGGCTGGGCGAACCTCGACAACAATCGAGTCAACCAGATCAACAATCGTTGGCAAAACCGAATGGCCAACGTCAGCAATTGGCCCACCATCCCGCCACATCGATTTGATCATTTCCATCGATGGGGCAATCAAGTTCGCCGAGGTTGGCACTACCATGGTTTTGGACCGAATTGGTGGGTTCGACACCCATTCCGGTTCTGTGGTTGGCACTACTTCTATTCGTATCGATATTACCCTTACACGTATTGGTGGAGCACACCGACCTATCCAATGGTCACCAACTGGTTCACACCAACTGCGTCTTCGACGACGCTCTCGCAACCGGTCTACTATGACTATGGCAGCGAAGGCAACGTGACCTATCAAGACAATCGTGTTTATATCGGTGGCGAAGAAGTGGCGACGACCGAAGAGTTCGCGCAAACCGCCGCTGACCTCGCGACCGTCGAAGCCCCCGAAGATGAAGAGTCCGCTGAACAATCCGAATGGCTCCCCTTGGGAACCTTCGCGTTGACGACGGATGCCGACGATGTTGACCCCGATCGAGTGATCCAGCTCGCAGTCAACAAAGAAGGAATCATTTCCGGAACGCTCTACAACCAAAAGACGGATGAGACTCAGGCCATTCAAGGACGAGTCGACAAAGAGACTCAACGGGTCGCTATGCGAATTGGCGAGAGCGAAGATGTCGTCGCTGAAACAGGCCTGTACAACTTGACCCAGGATGAAGCCTCCGTTTTGGTTCATTTTGGAACGAAGACACAAGACACTTACATGCTTGTGCGATTGCCCAGCCCCGAAGATTCCGACGAATCAGCGGATTCATCTGACGACGAATCCGGAGACACGTCCAACGACGAAAACTGA
- a CDS encoding SHD1 domain-containing protein: MLRHFLLLAAVLSTASFASAKPRTWTSADGAYKLEGELIGSNDTTAILKRRGSGRLAAVELKDLSEEDRDFVKKQTKDDSERESSGDIEMHTWTSRDGLKIRAKILAYGKKEYTLDRKLGAVTINGKAFSTFDPLHQKLILRVLSVLEKTPLEKESDLNKFVSLFAGQPKTYPLEGVLMELPSGDQIAVPFFMFGEEDLDVLQAGWENWQKYHSDEEARAREDLMMRSEASHYQQTMAQEQQRQQLEVLKFNMAAVRTGLTSVWEVQIAPNVGIYGRPTSVMVTARDSLTATQMVLPNYPGYSMIGVRKVSY; this comes from the coding sequence ATGCTTCGTCACTTCCTTCTCCTTGCCGCCGTCCTCTCGACCGCCTCGTTCGCCAGTGCCAAGCCTCGCACTTGGACCAGTGCTGATGGCGCATACAAATTGGAAGGTGAATTGATTGGATCCAATGACACCACGGCGATTTTGAAGCGACGTGGTTCCGGTCGCTTGGCCGCGGTCGAATTGAAAGATCTCTCCGAAGAGGATCGCGATTTCGTCAAGAAGCAAACCAAGGACGATTCTGAACGGGAATCCTCTGGCGACATCGAGATGCACACCTGGACCTCTCGAGATGGCCTGAAGATCCGTGCCAAAATTCTCGCTTATGGAAAAAAGGAATACACGCTGGATCGAAAACTGGGCGCCGTGACCATCAACGGCAAAGCCTTCTCAACCTTTGATCCGCTGCACCAGAAACTCATCCTGCGTGTCCTCAGCGTGCTTGAGAAAACGCCTCTGGAGAAAGAATCCGACCTCAACAAATTTGTCTCGCTCTTTGCCGGGCAACCCAAGACATACCCGCTGGAAGGTGTGTTGATGGAGTTGCCTTCGGGCGACCAAATCGCGGTCCCTTTCTTTATGTTTGGCGAAGAGGACCTCGACGTTCTTCAAGCCGGCTGGGAGAACTGGCAAAAGTATCACTCCGACGAAGAAGCTCGTGCCCGCGAAGATTTGATGATGCGTTCCGAAGCATCTCACTACCAGCAAACGATGGCGCAAGAGCAACAACGGCAACAATTGGAAGTCCTCAAGTTCAACATGGCTGCCGTGCGAACTGGACTGACATCCGTTTGGGAAGTCCAGATTGCTCCCAACGTGGGTATCTATGGACGGCCGACCAGTGTGATGGTGACCGCTCGAGATAGCTTGACCGCGACTCAAATGGTTCTGCCAAACTACCCGGGCTATTCCATGATCGGTGTCCGCAAAGTCAGCTATTGA
- a CDS encoding DcaP family trimeric outer membrane transporter: MSSSFNPKTIFELAFGRLLFLLISLGLLSSPLNAEDSFASLLRLAEQDQMEDPLLLTQFTEFSESLDAIESPVTEVLQELDEGLLERSVRQSFTSDSFDRSRGEQQQNNFTAFPDFDRGIVVYGEEAALKIGGFVKADFISDFDPIDSVDSFDTSEIPVGAADRKNARFHARSSRLSFDTRWKVQQEVVRAFVEADFFGGEDGSNGSLRLRHAYGTMGYFTAGQTWTTFTHPSAVPQTLDFEGAVSNVNRRQGLVRLDLPLGESGWSWAVSLEDPRIEIDIPIGVTGEGRTETPDVITHVKLERDRGDFQAAFVIRELGFQPVGDPVLTDTAWGLNFTGSAKFLEDTRVYSQITFGEGIGSYRGSPDVVSTGPNTAEILPMFGWMIGLKHVWNERLTSNLTYSELTLDPIAGQAGTNLRSTNYLAVNLIHNPIDRVFIGIEYLYGNRENQNRNQADATRLQMTFGFYLP, encoded by the coding sequence ATGAGTTCCAGCTTCAACCCAAAGACGATCTTTGAGCTTGCCTTCGGGCGATTGCTCTTTCTTTTGATCAGCCTTGGATTGCTCTCGTCACCGCTCAATGCGGAGGACAGCTTCGCATCGCTCTTGCGATTGGCGGAGCAGGATCAAATGGAAGATCCGTTGCTATTGACGCAGTTCACTGAATTCAGTGAAAGTTTGGACGCGATCGAATCGCCCGTCACGGAAGTTTTGCAGGAGTTGGACGAAGGATTGTTGGAGCGTTCGGTTCGCCAGTCCTTTACATCCGATTCGTTTGATCGTTCACGAGGCGAGCAGCAGCAAAACAACTTCACCGCGTTTCCTGATTTTGATCGTGGGATCGTTGTGTACGGTGAAGAGGCCGCGTTGAAGATTGGCGGATTTGTCAAAGCGGATTTCATTTCCGACTTTGATCCCATCGACTCGGTGGATTCGTTTGACACCAGTGAGATTCCTGTTGGTGCCGCGGACCGCAAGAATGCTCGCTTCCATGCACGCTCGTCGCGATTGAGTTTCGATACTCGATGGAAAGTTCAGCAAGAGGTAGTCCGAGCCTTTGTGGAAGCGGACTTTTTCGGTGGCGAGGATGGTAGCAATGGCTCACTGAGGTTGCGTCACGCCTACGGGACGATGGGCTATTTCACAGCAGGACAAACGTGGACCACGTTCACGCATCCATCCGCCGTTCCACAAACGTTGGATTTCGAAGGCGCCGTTTCGAACGTGAATCGACGTCAAGGTTTGGTTCGATTGGATCTGCCGCTGGGTGAATCGGGATGGTCGTGGGCGGTTTCGCTGGAAGACCCACGCATTGAAATTGACATTCCAATCGGTGTCACGGGAGAGGGACGTACGGAAACGCCTGATGTGATCACACATGTGAAATTAGAACGAGACCGTGGCGATTTCCAGGCGGCGTTTGTGATTCGCGAATTAGGTTTTCAGCCGGTCGGGGATCCGGTGCTGACGGATACCGCGTGGGGACTGAACTTCACCGGATCGGCCAAGTTCCTGGAAGACACGCGGGTTTATTCTCAGATCACATTCGGAGAAGGGATCGGTAGCTATCGAGGATCGCCCGATGTGGTGTCCACCGGCCCGAACACCGCCGAGATCTTGCCAATGTTCGGATGGATGATCGGGCTGAAGCACGTTTGGAACGAACGCTTGACATCCAACCTGACCTATAGCGAGTTGACGCTCGATCCGATTGCGGGTCAGGCGGGAACCAACCTGCGTTCAACCAACTATTTGGCGGTGAACCTGATTCACAACCCGATCGACCGCGTATTTATCGGAATCGAGTATTTGTACGGAAATCGAGAGAACCAAAACCGCAACCAAGCCGATGCGACTCGGTTGCAAATGACGTTCGGTTTCTATCTGCCCTGA